The following are from one region of the Poecilia reticulata strain Guanapo linkage group LG7, Guppy_female_1.0+MT, whole genome shotgun sequence genome:
- the g6pd gene encoding glucose-6-phosphate 1-dehydrogenase: MTLPLSRSEVFGELRQELYDDEKFHQSDVHIFIIMGASGDLAKKKIYPTLWWLFKDGLLPEETYFVGFARSDLTVDAIRTACMPFMMVTETETERLSAFFARNTYISGKYADDASFSKLNAHMLALPGGPEANRLFYLALPPTVYHDVTKNIKQHCMSTKGWNRVIVEKPFGHDLQSSEELSTHLSSLFSEDQIYRIDHYLGKEMVQNLMVLRFGNRIFGPIWNRDSVACVVLTFKEPFGTQGRGGYFDDFGIIRDVMQNHLLQMLCLVAMEKPASTSSDDVRDEKVKVLKCIAPVTMSDVVLGQYVGNPEGEGDAKLGYLDDPTVPKGSTQATFATAVLYVHNERWDGVPFILRCGKALNERKAEVRLQFTDVPGDIFDNKCQRNELVVRVQPNEAIYAKMMSKKPGVYFSPEETELDLTYKSRYKDVKLPDAYERLILDVFCGSQMHFVRSDELREAWRIFTPLLHQIDKEKPKPIPYKYGSRGPSEADDLVKRVGFRYEGTYKWVNPHKL; this comes from the exons GGGGATCTGGCAAAGAAAAAGATCTACCCAACTTTGTG GTGGTTGTTTAAAGATGGCCTCCTCCCTGAGGAGACGTACTTTGTCGGCTTCGCTCGCTCCGACCTCACAGTCGACGCCATCCGAACTGCTTGCATGCCATTCATGATG GTGACGGAGACGGAAACAGAGCGGTTGTCTGCTTTCTTCGCCAGAAACACCTACATCAGCGGGAAATATGCAGACGACGCTTCTTTCTCCAAACTCAACGCACACATGCTGGCTCTGCCTGGAGGACCAGAGGCTAACCGGCTGTTTTACCTGGCTCTGCCGCCAACAGTCTACCACGATGTCACCAAGAACATCAAGCAGCACTGCATGAGCACAAA GGGCTGGAACAGAGTGATTGTCGAGAAACCTTTTGGACACGACCTCCAGAGCTCAGAGGAGCTGTCCACACACCTCTCCTCCCTCTTCAGCGAGGATCAGATCTACCGGATCGATCACTATCTGGGCAAAGAAATGGTACAGAACCTCATGGTGCTCAG GTTTGGGAACCGAATCTTTGGGCCGATCTGGAACAGAGACAGCGTCGCCTGCGTCGTTCTCACCTTCAAAGAACCGTTCGGCACTCAGGGGCGAGGAGGATACTTCGACGATTTTGGCATCATTCG AGATGTCATGCAAAACCACCTGCTCCAGATGCTCTGcttggttgccatggagaaaCCAGCCTCCACCAGCTCCGACGACGTCAGGGATGAAAAG gtgaAGGTGCTGAAGTGTATTGCTCCAGTGACCATGTCCGATGTGGTTTTGGGTCAGTATGTGGGGAATCCTGAGGGTGAAGGAGACGCCAAGCTGGGTTACCTCGACGATCCCACCGTGCCGAAAGGATCAACTCAGGCCACCTTTGCCACGGCTGTGCTCTATGTGCACAATGAACGCTGGGATG GCGTCCCGTTCATCCTGCGCTGCGGCAAAGCTCTGAACGAGAGGAAAGCCGAGGTGCGGCTGCAGTTCACAGATGTCCCAGGAGACATTTTTGACAACAAGTGTCAGAGGAACGAGCTGGTGGTGCGAGTGCAACCCAACGAGGCGATTTATGCCAAGATGATGAGCAAGAAACCCGGAGTTTACTTCAGCCCTGAGGAAACGGAGCTGGACCTCACCTACAAGAGCAGATACAAG GATGTGAAACTCCCAGACGCTTATGAGCGACTCATCCTGGACGTGTTCTGTGGGAGCCAAATGCACTTTGTACGCAG TGATGAACTGAGAGAAGCATGGCGGATCTTCACCCCTCTCCTCCATCAGATTGACAAAGAAAAGCCAAAGCCGATTCCTTATAAATATGGAAG tcgTGGCCCCTCGGAAGCAGATGACCTAGTTAAGAGAGTTGGATTTCGTTATGAAGGCACTTACAAATGGGTCAACCCTCACAAACTTTGA
- the LOC103467628 gene encoding glycerol-3-phosphate dehydrogenase [NAD(+)], cytoplasmic, whose amino-acid sequence MAAPKKVCIVGSGNWGSAIAKIVGANVAHNPKFDNIVKMWVFEETVNGRKLTEIINTSHENVKYLPGHKLPANVLAVPDLVEASSDADILVFVIPHQFIAKVCDTIKGKVKSDALGISLIKGVDEGPDGLKLISDVIQEKLGITMSVLMGANIANEVADEKFCETTIGCKNRNHGTLLKELMQTSNFRVTVVEEYDVVEICGALKNIVAVGAGFCDGLGFGDNTKAAVIRLGLMEMIAFAKIFCKVGPVSSATFLESCGVADLITTCYGGRNRRVAEAFVKTGKSIEELEKEMLNGQKLQGPATAAEVYLILKHKNLVDKFPLFNAVYQICFQGHPVSEFISCLQNHPEHM is encoded by the exons ATGGCAGCTCCGAAGAAAGTCTGCATCGTGGGCTCCGGAAACTG GGGCTCTGCTATTGCCAAGATTGTTGGTGCCAATGTTGCTCATAATCCCAAATTTGACAACATAGTAAAAATGTGGGTGTTTGAGGAGACTGTGAACGGGCGCAAGCTGACCGAAATAATTAACACCAGCCATGAAAATGTGAAGTACCTGCCTGGGCACAAGCTGCCAGCAAATGTG CTGGCCGTGCCGGACCTGGTGGAGGCGTCCAGCGACGCAGACATTTTGGTGTTTGTGATCCCGCACCAGTTCATCGCCAAAGTGTGCGACACAATAAAGGGAAAGGTTAAAAGCGACGCGCTCGGAATATCCCTCATCAAG GGAGTAGACGAGGGGCCTGATGGGCTGAAACTCATCTCTGATGTGATCCAGGAGAAACTCGGCATCACAATGAGCGTGCTGATGGGAGCCAACATTGCCAATGAGGTTGCTGATGAGAAGTTCTGTGAAACCACTATTG GCTGTAAGAATAGAAACCACGGGACTCTCCTGAAGGAGCTCATGCAGACCAGCAACTTCAGAGTTACAGTAGTGGAGGAATACGATGTGGTGGAAATCTGTGGCGCCCTGAAG AACATTGTTGCGGTGGGCGCAGGCTTCTGCGACGGTCTGGGCTTCGGGGACAACACGAAGGCGGCAGTGATCAGGCTGGGCCTGATGGAGATGATTGCTTTCGCCAAGATTTTCTGCAAAGTCGGGCCGGTTTCCTCAGCGACCTTCCTGGAGAGCTGCGGCGTGGCCGACCTCATCACGACCTGCTACGGCGGCCGCAACCGCAGAGTCGCTGAAGCCTTCGTCAAGACGGGGAAA TCCATCGAGGAACTGGAGAAGGAGATGCTGAACGGACAGAAGCTGCAGGGACCAGCGACAGCTGCTGAGGTTTATCTCATCCTCAAGCACAAAAACCTGGTTGATAA GTTCCCTCTGTTCAACGCCGTGTATCAGATCTGCTTCCAGGGCCACCCGGTGTCAGAGTTCATCAGCTGCCTGCAGAACCACCCAGAGCACATGTGA